The following DNA comes from Salvia splendens isolate huo1 chromosome 17, SspV2, whole genome shotgun sequence.
ggTCTATTCTAACACGTTATGCTTTCATTAAAGGGTTgcgatataaataaaaaaaaagttgaaaaaattatggtacaattgatatatttataacaaattaaattcaataactaacccaaaaaatattttatcaacttaaaAAAATGGTTTAGAGCCGTAGTTGAATTCATATACTACCATCTTTGGATATATATACCAACTACATATAGGTATCATGTGTGATTAACATTTATAATAGTGTTATAAACCGAAATAAGGAATCCAACAAATCCTTGTCTTtagtttaaatataaaatagacATTACTCCCTATCACTCCTTAATTTAAAAAACTTTTAGAACGACGTCACTTTTAACCTAAAATCGTTGAAGTTAAGTAATGCTAGTGAATAGTGAAATCTACACTGTTTTCTCATGTACAAAAAATTgccatatttttttcattttgttccGTCCATTGTTACGAATCGAGTCTCTTTagactaatattttttttgaaaagggaGATTTTGACGAAAATGAGATTTTTTTGAAACAGTACAGCACTAATATATGAAAAGAATAATGTGACTAAATTAGACCCAACTTTCAAAAGGAATAAAAATCAATGATAGTAAACAAATACCCGAATATAATTAGGAAAAAACCCACTGGCTGCATAATTCTTACTTTGACTAATATTCGTAATTAACAGTAGGAATATCTAAATTATTTCCAATAATATTCTCGAAGCTTTTGGGTATTGcagttaaaaaaaaacttttctACAAAGAGATAGAAATAGAGATATAGAGATAGAAACAAATACTGTATATATaaatagagagagaagaagCCTTCCCTATTTGACCACAACCGTTCGCGCATATATTTTTCAGTCAAATTTCTCTCAATTCCGCCATCTCCATTCTCCCCTCTTTCccctcactttctctctcttcccccctttttctccctctctctccgaATCAGAGCGCACACACACGCAGTGGGAGCTCCAGCGGCAGCTATGCGATTCTCCAAAGACGAGAAAAAGCTCAGCAAGGCAGCGGCGGCGCTCGCGATTCCGAGATGGATCAGAACACTTTTTTTCCTCATCACGATGCTGCTATCTCTTCTAATCTTCTCCGCTCCGATCCTCCTAATCGTCGCCGACGCGCTCCTCCCCTCCGCCTTCCTCTCCGCCGCCATCCCAATCAACCTCCAGACGCTCTCCTCGCACCTCTCCAACTACGACTTCCGCTACTCTCTAATCGACATCCCCCTCGTCTCAATTGTCCGCTCCGCCATCATCCTATGTAAGTTTTTCCTCACCACGAGCTAAAATCAATCAACCAGTCGATCAATTAGGGCTCCGATGCTCCGATCTAGTTTTTGATTCGTCGAATTGAGAGGTGATGCGTTGAAATTGGGGGAAATTTCAGGTGTTTACAGCTTCTGCGACGGGCCGGGGCTGTCGAGGGGGCCGTACCTGGCGATCGCGACGGTGTGCTCGGCGGCGTCGCTGGTGTACGTGTCGCTGAAGGCGTCGTACGTGTTCGTGATCGGCGGGAGGGGCGCGGGAGCGATGGAGATGGCGCTGTTCGTGTCGTCGTGGGTGCTGGCGATTGGGCACGTCGTGGTGGCCTACAGGACTAGCtgtagagagagaagaaagcTTCTCGTTTACAAGATCGACATTGAGGCTGTAAGTCAATTCTCTCACCTAAACATCTCCTCTCTCTAGGGACTTCCTCGTCATTTCACTAtttccatttatttattttgttttttgccTCTAAATATCAGAACTTTCTAGAAATTCTAATTTTACTATCAAGTGCAAATAACTAAGATTAGATGGAGTATTGATTAGTGTTGATATAACTTGCTGATAATCAACATTGAATTTCACTTCACATTAGGAAGCCAGCCATGTAAGCATTAATATTCATATAAATCTTAGTCCATTTAACCAAATAAAAGGTTTAGAATCCAAAATTGGGTGAAACTGGTAGtaatttagaataaaataaagcTTATTTTAGGATAATATCCAATTAAATTACAaagtttagccaaaaatagaattataaaaatttcaattttgttcaattattttgtgtttcagtaGATGATGagacaattaagaaaaaaattgaaactttatgATTTAAAATCGAGATTGTTGTTCTAAAACTCATGTGCAAAATCTAAACCGGCCAAAAAAATTCGGGTATTTTGACTTTTGAGAATGTGAGAGTAGTTATTGGGGGGCCCCACTTTAGTTGAGAATGGGAAAGCAAGAAAcagaaaaggtaaaaaaaatacGCATTTTGATGAGCATTCTATAGAGGACCCCTACTGCAGTTGAGATATGAAATATGAATGCGCCATTAAACAACTTATCTATTTGTCACACGGAACCTAAAAAGGGttatattttttcattgatGATGTATGTCTGTTGGGAAATATAAATGGAGAAATCTTGTCCTTTATTTGCAGCTATTTCCACTATATTTCTGAGTGGTATGTTGCTTACTAGGCTTAGAAATGCTACTTTGAACTTTCCCTGTGGCATCTAATCTTTTCATAGAAATTTCATCAAGTGAAAGGGTATGGATTGAATATCTTTGTATGCTTTGGAATTTTAGCTTTGTTTATAATTTCATCCAAGAAAATGAAGGTTTATGTGGCTTGTTTGCAGGTTTCAGCTTGCAAGAATGGGTTTCCATATCACAAAATACTGCAAGAAGCAagaaaaaagtgaagaaaactAATTAGTCTATTCGTTTTGCGATGCTTCAGGTAAAAACTACTAACATCAATCTTGGATTGCCAAACTCCTTGTTTCTGAGTTGAGTATAGTTGACTAACTCTCTGCCTCTTCTCCGACAGGTTTCTCCGAAGGAGAACCGCGAAAGCTGTAGAGTAGGAGAGTGTATGTGTATATACACGACATTTTTGTATAGCGTATACGCGTGCGTGTGTAGCGTGTGGCGTATACGTGTGAATGTAAAGTGTGGTGATTGGGGTCGTGAGTGGGCAGAGGGAGTGTTGTTCACATGTAAATATACAGAAATTATGGTGTTTCTCAGAACTGATGCAGGTGTTTTCTCATGTAATTGATTGTGAGATTGTGCTTGCTGCGAGTTCATTTATTTAAGAATGTGAAATTTATTTACAAGGAAATTTGGTCCAATATCTTGATTCTGATTCTAAACTTCTCCTCTATTTGTTTACAATAGAGAAATAGGAGTATAAATTAACTTTTtttgtattaattaattactattaattttacTGTTATTGATTAAACCTCAATATCCTGATTTAGGCCATCTATATTTAAGATTTTACTAGTATTTATATTCACACATATGTATGCAGATGCTTATTGCTTGcatacatgtgatttttttaagaaAGAAAATGATGTGAAACAAATCAATCCTAGCATTATGCTCTAGTTACACATATGAACCATTATTCCAAAAACATTCAAAACTACTACTATTTTCCTAAAGGtcatcaaacaaaacaagaattTATGAAATACACATCACACAACTCCAAAGAAGAACCTTTTCTTTTGCATTTGCTTAGTTGTTCTTTGATGGATAAGCAAACTTGGAAAGAAATTCTTACACCCAACAACCcaataaaataatgaatgaaATCTTTACATGCCCCAGTTTTTAGCTAAAAGCATCAATCTCCCACATGGCTACACAAAAAAtaagtatatataaatattcaagTGATATACAAGCATGGATAAGACACCTTTATAAAGTAGAGAATCTAACGCTTCCAACAAGCAAAAGGAGGGCAGTTGCAAAATGCCAGccaaattttagaaaaaaactaTTGCACCTACTTCCAACTCATATGTCATTAACAACCTCCTTTCttgtttttatattattattattagtactattatcacatattagtatttttttcataaaatggCATACATCATGGCTATAACAGGTCATGGACATTGATAAATTTTGTTGATGCGTCACAAAATGCTCAAACCAAAGAAATGGAGAAGAACAAAGTATTGGTACACGTACAATTTATACAAAGTAGTTAAAAAGGAGGAGTGGTCTCACATCAAACTCCTAGCAAAGAAGAAGTTCTAGTGAATGATCACAAAAGAATGAGATAATAGTAATTTAGATCACAATTTATCCATAATGTTTGAAAGTAGAATATTAGTACATCACAAAATTCCAATTTTTCTAAGTCGTCTCATCTGTGTGCAAATTGGCGTCTTCTGGTATGTTCGAAACGACATAGTTTCATTaaagtaaatattttttttctttatttcttttcttatcttatttatttaaacaATGATGTTTGAGCATCATCGAAGACGTTTTTTACATGGTTGTAATAGTTGAAATTTCTTAATTTAATACTCCTCTTTCTCTATAGAAATAGGCTAATTGagaatgacatgagttttaatgcgcaattggtaaagtaaaatagaaggagaaaaaatagttgaaatattATAGTGGATGACGggacccataaatgataaagtaaaaagggGAAAATGTTTGATAAATGATGTGGACAATTTCTAAGGATGGACGAAAAAGATAATTCAACTTATTTCTACGAGACTGAATGaatatttctttttcatttaattatagcaaaacaaatactccctccgtcccacataatttgggacactttgaccgggcacgggttttaagaaatataatgaaaagtgagttgaaaaagttagtggaatgtgggtctcacttttatattagttttataattaaatgtaagtatgaatgagttagtggaatatgaggtccactaccaaaaatgataaaagtgaaatgggtcaaattatgtgggacggcctaaaatgaaaaactggatcaaattatgtgggacggagggagtaagataTTGATACCTTGTTTgccaaaaaaaatagttttaggGCATGTCCCCATGAAAAGCTGCCTATGTGCTGGGAGATCACAACAGTGAAGCCCAATTGGTTTGTTGATATGACCACTATCAAATTTATGTAGGGTTGggattttattcataaaaagaGTAGTATTTCCAACTCCAACTTGGCTAGGCTATTAATTAGgcttttattcaattatttaaacCAATTTAAAGACATCTGAAATCAATGGCCGATCCACATATGGTCGACGATCCCAGCTTCGAAACTTCACTAAATTCGACCTTTGGATCTATTGACCCTTCACCCTAGCTACTGACATcacaagtttcgttttctagaCTCGCCATTGCTTAAAGTGAAATAAAGatgtttttacattttttagGTAAGAATTTTTTACTCTCATCAACATATTTTAGTCCGTGTATTATTGATGACATTTTATAAACATTGTGCTACCAACAtatgataaattaaaatatctttGATTAAATGACAACAAATGCATGGTCCCATAGTGTGGGATTGAGATCAGAAATTAATAGGTTAAGCAGCATCTGGCTGCACGAACCAATGCCAACTAATTTGAATATTTGACGGTAGTAAATATTGAATTGTGTTACattgttttctaattttttaaattcaaataatatcTTTTGACTGAGGTGCCAATTTTGGATTTACATGGTGGATTTTTtgaatatcttttttttttacagaaaattgaaataaatctATTAGGAATGAGACATGATTCTTACAAGTGTCTTCTTACCTTTGTGTGTGTGAACTTGAAGGTGCTAGTTTAATTTTAATACCGTCATGCTCAAGCTAAGGTCGATTAATATCGAGCCGAGCTTTATTTGTCGGATACTTTGAGAGTTAGAAGCAGTTTCGAGGCATGCTTGAATATTAATACCGTCATGCTcaacagtggcggacgcagaaataaattTTGGCAGGGGCTTCACTAAAAattttcatactccctccgtcccctaaaaatagaaattcttttgtttttttgtctgtcccctaaaaatagaaactttccattttaggaaattttttctctcattaaggatccattttccactaacacattttatttctattcatttcttattttaccaaatttgcattaaaattcgaGCAGGTGAACAATGGGACATTTATTCATGGatgaatataattttatattaacaaaaagaaaaataaaattgttgtgTTTGTTTTGCTAAAGCAATAAGTATCTaatattacataaaaaaaatgcataattatctcgtaaattttaaaatttgaatataaatatatgaacttttgatttttataactTTTCTCCTTGATCTAAAATCAAAACATAGGTGGCAAATTAAAGCTTATGTGGCAATCAAAACTACACaaatatgtttatattaattaaaaatatgaatttgaatttgtgaactatgacaaaagaaaaggaaaaaactgACCTGACCTAACCCATTAAAGTGGTAAAGAAGACAAGTTGTAATTCTCGTTTGAAATTTGTGGgagaaaaattcaataattttttgtTCTACCGTTTGGAATAAATTTAAATGGAGTGTGGCTGTATAAGGGAAAAACTTTTTTAGTTTTCGGTAAATTACGTTGTTCAATAGAAAAATGTTTCTTGCAAATTTAGGAAACAatttttaaagttttattattataagtAAGATCATTAAAATGTAGTTACACTTGCAAGATCGTGCCACCGTTTAACTAGGGAATAGGGattcactttttcaatattattatcataTTGTATTCATTTAAGTTTAACagcttttatttatttctatcttcttcttcccatTATATGTGGTTGTCATGGTTCCAAGACGTTTTCTCggtgattttattttttcagcCCCTCCTTCCCATTAAATCTTCTTCCCATTAAACCCCAAAAATATTAGCTTGGGAAGGGCTTCAGATAATTTCTAAGaaagttgaaattttttatagtataaatttattataaaaaaaaagtttgggaggggcttaagcccctcaccCCCTCCACTTGTGTCCGCCACTGATGCTCAAGCTAAGGTCGATTAATATCGAGCCGAGCTTTATTTGTCGGATACTTTGAGAGTTAGAAGCAGTTTCGAGGCATGCTTGAATATTACTTTATCCATCCCACTGTGGTTGCgtcgtattttttttatagtcattttttatctttcttacttatTATGCATCCTACATTTTTCTTTATTAGTAACTTGTTACGTTATTTTCTCTCATTCTTAATTCTCTtctaactttttattttatttttttcacttaatttattaaatattttacttgTTGAAAAGAAATGCTTAAATCATAGTAAGACGAATAGATCAAGAAATGCTTAAATCATAGTAAGACGAATAGAGTACTTAACGCCTTGTAAACTTTATCTAGAgtctatttataattttatacaaATACTTGTAATTTGAAATCCGTATCAAcatgtacgaaaattgaaatataatttatcaaatttcatcacccgaacatcgtcggaacatatgcaattgagacctcattggaatccttataaaattatcttatttgatatattttttgctaaaaaataatttaaatcgagagagttacgtaaatttaaagttttgagattaTTATGATGAGACAGAATTGACATTAAaccctttaaatttatttaataattttttaaatttaaaatataattcatgtgacattatttcaaccactagatctcctaatctaataactaagatttggtcttaatttgtgattgctaattagttagcaattgatcactcccctattAAGCACTACTTATTAATTAGTACGAacccaattaattaattaattaacttttaTAAAAATCAGAATATATATTCAACATACTAAACCATGATACaaatatgatttttaaaatttttgaaaaacttCGTCATAAacagatattaaataaataacattTACAGTTGAATCACAGGCAACCTCACCATCATTACAAACTAAAATTATTAAACCTTAAAATAGCATGAAAAAACAACCTTTTTAAAAGGGCATAATATGCATATATTAgactttaagaaaataatttaatttcaacAAATCATGCATCCTACTTGATGTAAATCTTACCCTTCGATATTACTTAGGAAATTCTGAAACTTCCGAAACCTCCTATCTCCCTCGGCCCAACACTCAGGTTTCTTATCTTGGCCCATCATTTATCAAAGAGCAGGCCCAATAGCACTCACATTTGATTTAATTCGTCGGCCCACTAAAAGAAATCTTAGCCCAATTATTTTAATCCCAACACTTCTCAATATTTTAACCGCGGTACTGGGCAGATTGATCTCCTTTGTGCTCCAGATACAAAATTGGGCTCAAAAGCAATATTAATAGAAATTGGGCTCTTACCAAACGTTTTCTCAATAAAAGATTTGGGTTTCCAAAATTACTTcatttaatagaaatatttgttTTGGCCCAAAatctaaattcatttttccatcGTCGCTATCACATGTCACATTCTTTGGTTTCCATTCGGATCTTTCTCACTGGTCGTAAATAGAGTCCCTCAACGTATAACGAACTTGTGCTTAAAAAAAATTCCGGTTGTACAAACAACGTCTTCACGAacaaataaaaaggtagaaaaagtcagGGTATACACATTAGGATCATCTATATTAGCATAATCATCATTTGGCCCTCCAATAACTCCATCTCCAAAGATGCAATCCAATCCAAAAATTCTTTCAACTTCGATG
Coding sequences within:
- the LOC121774973 gene encoding uncharacterized protein LOC121774973, with the protein product MRFSKDEKKLSKAAAALAIPRWIRTLFFLITMLLSLLIFSAPILLIVADALLPSAFLSAAIPINLQTLSSHLSNYDFRYSLIDIPLVSIVRSAIILCVYSFCDGPGLSRGPYLAIATVCSAASLVYVSLKASYVFVIGGRGAGAMEMALFVSSWVLAIGHVVVAYRTSCRERRKLLVYKIDIEAVSACKNGFPYHKILQEARKK